A window from Flexibacter flexilis DSM 6793 encodes these proteins:
- a CDS encoding histidine phosphatase family protein, whose translation MKTIYLTRHGETEFNKRKLIQGSGVDSSLNETGLAQAEAFFEKHYDVKFDKVYTSALKRTHQSMSGFIANGVPWEQHAGLNEISWGNKEGRAATPEENDEYYSTLQLWREGQTHVTMRGGESPEQVVARQKPVIDLILSRPEERTILICMHGRAIRILLCHLLGYDLRYQDMFEHRNLCLYKLHYTGTMFTVELANYI comes from the coding sequence ATGAAAACCATCTACTTAACTCGACACGGAGAAACTGAATTTAACAAACGCAAACTCATACAGGGCAGCGGCGTAGATTCGAGTCTCAACGAAACAGGTTTGGCGCAAGCTGAAGCCTTTTTCGAGAAACATTATGACGTAAAGTTCGATAAGGTTTATACCTCGGCACTCAAACGCACTCACCAAAGCATGAGCGGCTTTATTGCCAACGGCGTACCTTGGGAGCAACACGCAGGCCTGAACGAGATTAGTTGGGGCAATAAAGAAGGCCGTGCTGCGACACCCGAAGAAAATGACGAATATTATAGTACGTTGCAACTGTGGCGCGAAGGTCAGACACACGTAACCATGCGCGGAGGCGAAAGCCCAGAGCAAGTCGTGGCACGTCAAAAACCTGTGATAGACCTGATTCTGTCCAGACCAGAAGAGCGTACCATCCTGATTTGTATGCACGGACGTGCCATCAGAATATTATTATGTCATTTGTTGGGCTACGATTTGCGCTATCAAGATATGTTCGAACATCGCAATTTGTGTTTGTATAAACTACATTATACGGGTACGATGTTTACCGTAGAACTGGCCAATTATATTTAA
- a CDS encoding 3-hydroxybutyrate dehydrogenase: MAKTVLITGSTSGIGLGIAKEFAKAGYNVAFNGLEANGAEIAAAIGQEFGVKTTFSAANMLNPDQIAQMIADAEAAFGGVDVLVNNAGIQFVSPIEDFPTAKWDAIIGINLSSAFHTSKAVWKGMKERKFGRIINITSAHGLRASEFKSAYVAAKHGVTGLTKVLGLEGAPYNITCNAICPGYVRTPLVEGQIKDQATAHGMSEADVVAKVMLKKQAIKDFVTVESLGALAVFLASDAASMMTGASLPVDGGWTAQ; encoded by the coding sequence ATGGCAAAGACAGTTTTGATTACGGGTAGCACAAGTGGCATTGGTTTGGGCATCGCCAAAGAATTTGCAAAAGCTGGTTACAACGTGGCTTTCAATGGTTTGGAAGCCAATGGCGCAGAAATTGCGGCAGCAATTGGCCAAGAATTTGGCGTAAAAACAACTTTTTCGGCAGCCAATATGCTCAACCCCGACCAAATCGCGCAAATGATAGCCGACGCGGAAGCTGCTTTTGGTGGTGTAGATGTGTTGGTGAATAACGCTGGTATTCAGTTTGTTTCGCCGATTGAAGATTTCCCGACAGCCAAATGGGACGCTATTATCGGCATTAATTTAAGTTCTGCATTTCATACCTCCAAAGCCGTTTGGAAAGGCATGAAAGAACGCAAATTTGGGCGCATTATCAACATTACGTCGGCGCACGGTTTGCGTGCTTCAGAGTTTAAGTCGGCGTATGTGGCCGCCAAACATGGCGTAACAGGCCTTACGAAAGTGTTGGGGCTGGAAGGCGCGCCTTATAACATTACTTGCAATGCCATTTGCCCTGGCTACGTGCGCACGCCGTTGGTGGAAGGCCAAATCAAAGACCAAGCCACCGCACACGGTATGTCTGAGGCCGACGTAGTGGCCAAAGTCATGCTCAAAAAACAGGCTATCAAAGATTTTGTAACGGTGGAATCGTTGGGCGCGTTAGCCGTGTTTTTGGCTTCCGATGCCGCATCCATGATGACAGGCGCATCTCTTCCAGTAGATGGTGGCTGGACGGCTCAATAG
- a CDS encoding DUF1987 domain-containing protein, with the protein MEIISLEGTEDTPKIILDSKNGIFEISGRSLPEDTAEFYQPVLDWLEKYSDGPNSETKFVFKLEYFNTASSKLILDILSKLEDVDNASVVWYFHEDDEDMEEAGQEFSELVEIPFEFETY; encoded by the coding sequence ATGGAAATCATAAGCCTTGAAGGTACGGAGGATACCCCCAAAATCATCTTAGATAGCAAAAATGGTATTTTTGAAATATCTGGCCGTTCACTTCCTGAAGATACTGCCGAATTTTATCAACCTGTGTTAGACTGGCTTGAAAAATATAGCGATGGCCCTAATTCAGAGACTAAATTCGTCTTCAAACTTGAATACTTTAACACAGCCTCATCTAAACTTATTTTAGATATTCTTTCTAAATTGGAAGATGTGGATAATGCCAGCGTGGTTTGGTATTTCCATGAAGATGACGAAGATATGGAAGAAGCAGGTCAAGAATTCTCGGAATTGGTAGAAATTCCTTTCGAATTTGAAACCTATTAA
- a CDS encoding SiaB family protein kinase, producing the protein MKYIYELHKTMVSRKLMLVYEGEFTQEITKSVLSMAERNMDSIGEESGIKRKVFNVMVECLQNIVKHADEFSAVVDMRNSAIFMIGKENDDYVITSGNPIKGDKVDLLRNKLDEINSLDKEGLKALYKEIIKNGDLSDKGGAGLGFVDMARKSGQKLEYDFEPLENNVFFFSLKTTISRKALD; encoded by the coding sequence ATGAAATATATTTATGAACTCCACAAAACCATGGTATCCAGAAAGTTGATGCTGGTTTACGAAGGTGAATTCACCCAAGAGATTACCAAGTCTGTCCTTTCGATGGCTGAGCGTAATATGGATTCCATTGGGGAAGAGTCGGGCATTAAACGTAAAGTGTTTAACGTGATGGTGGAATGCTTACAAAATATTGTTAAGCACGCCGACGAGTTTTCTGCTGTTGTTGATATGCGAAACAGTGCTATCTTTATGATAGGAAAAGAAAACGACGACTATGTTATTACTTCTGGTAACCCTATCAAAGGTGATAAAGTAGATTTGCTTCGCAACAAACTCGACGAAATTAATAGCTTAGACAAAGAAGGTCTGAAGGCTTTGTACAAAGAAATTATTAAAAACGGAGACCTTTCGGATAAAGGAGGTGCTGGTTTGGGTTTTGTTGATATGGCGCGTAAGTCTGGACAAAAACTTGAATACGACTTCGAACCATTGGAAAACAATGTGTTTTTCTTCTCGCTCAAAACCACTATTTCACGTAAAGCTCTGGACTAG
- a CDS encoding ATP-binding cassette domain-containing protein, translating to MSEEILKALTQLFAIITKQDGGVTERERNFVLQYFQQQLAHDAVKEYIALYDKFAEEGKEEEASAEEGAEGKKRKLTSVKDSVKTLGICKKINKTLTQKQKFIVLVKLLELVAIDKNFTPQRMQIIDTVSDVFNIRNEEYKMIESFVVQEEISQLDYSDILIADSRETAPLQFAKHIHSEKLDGEIIFLFIKSEDMYFVKYTGHSETSLNGFTVAPHRIYLYSHGSIIKASKGAPLYYSDVVNKFMSDAKSNNLSFNVNDLEFRFPNGAIGLRDINISEGAGRLIAIMGGSGAGKTTLLNVLAGIEKPSLGEVLINGINLHQADDRIKGIIGYIAQDDILLEELTVFQNLYYNAKLCFKDLPEAEIVKKVEHTLASLGLLHIKDITVGNVMNKKISGGQRKRLNIALELIREPAVMFVDEPTSGLSSRDSENVIDLLKELSLKGKLIFVVIHQPSSDIYKMFDKLFLLDTGGFPIFYGNPVEAVTYFKTTTNQIDSDRGQCPTCGNVNPEQVFNIVEALVVDEYGQFTNSRKVTPSQWHELYAKNFKIEKREDVADAPPQSLNIPSKFVQFAVFTIRDFLSKVTNTQYMLINLLEAPLLAFLLAFIIRFRNAPDSGDYVFRYNDNIPAFILISIIVALFMGLTVSAEEIIRDRKIQRREKFLNLSRTSYLLSKVTILFLLSGVQTLTFVLLGNYILDIEGMTFTYWFVLFTTSCFANILGLNISATFNSAVTIYIIIPLLLIPQMILSGAIFNFDKLNDQVSAKGRVPLLADFTASRWGFEAITVQQFKNNTYQDLIFKVEKAESVANYYQTYLLPELISKLNYCSANYQAKDAETREKVAKELTILYNALHSDKLVKFTKGMDLKHELSPEKFNTATASVLRVYIDEAAVYYTERYNKANAKKDELLSKYEAKPTTKYSLTELKNKYFNESLSDLVRNVSTKNKFIEFNNHIVQQVDPVYNEPNMLRLPIDYRTHFFAPEKPFFGKVFDTYYFNIVVVWLMSLFLYFTLYLESLKKLLDKAGVLVDKLSAIKLPEKWRNKLSFRKKVEEVVEKKGKKIRPAATNK from the coding sequence ATGAGTGAAGAAATACTCAAAGCCCTGACCCAGCTGTTTGCCATTATTACCAAACAGGACGGCGGGGTAACAGAACGAGAAAGAAATTTTGTATTGCAATACTTTCAGCAGCAACTCGCGCACGATGCTGTAAAAGAGTATATTGCACTTTATGATAAATTTGCAGAAGAAGGAAAAGAAGAAGAGGCTTCTGCTGAGGAAGGTGCAGAAGGCAAAAAACGCAAGCTCACGTCCGTAAAAGACTCTGTAAAAACATTGGGTATTTGTAAGAAAATTAACAAGACTCTTACCCAAAAGCAAAAATTTATCGTACTCGTAAAGTTGCTCGAACTCGTAGCCATTGACAAAAACTTTACGCCACAGCGTATGCAAATCATTGATACAGTTTCGGACGTTTTTAATATCCGAAACGAAGAGTATAAAATGATTGAAAGTTTTGTGGTACAAGAAGAAATTTCGCAACTTGATTATAGTGATATACTCATTGCCGATAGCCGCGAGACCGCACCCCTCCAATTTGCCAAACATATTCATTCTGAGAAACTTGATGGGGAAATAATCTTCCTTTTCATCAAGAGCGAGGATATGTATTTCGTCAAATACACGGGGCATAGCGAAACCTCTCTCAACGGCTTTACGGTGGCTCCGCATCGCATTTACTTGTATTCTCATGGTAGTATCATTAAGGCCTCGAAAGGTGCGCCTTTGTACTATAGCGATGTGGTGAATAAATTTATGAGCGATGCTAAGTCCAATAACCTTTCGTTTAATGTTAATGACTTAGAGTTCCGATTCCCGAACGGCGCGATAGGTTTGCGCGATATAAATATTTCGGAAGGAGCAGGCCGCCTCATCGCCATTATGGGCGGTAGTGGTGCGGGCAAAACGACTTTGCTCAATGTGTTGGCGGGTATCGAAAAACCAAGCTTGGGCGAAGTGCTTATCAATGGCATCAATCTCCATCAGGCCGACGACCGCATTAAAGGCATTATCGGCTATATTGCCCAAGATGATATTTTGTTGGAAGAACTGACCGTTTTCCAAAACCTTTATTATAATGCCAAACTATGCTTTAAAGACTTGCCCGAAGCGGAAATAGTCAAAAAAGTAGAACATACGTTGGCCAGTTTGGGACTGTTGCACATCAAAGACATCACGGTGGGCAATGTGATGAACAAAAAAATTAGTGGTGGACAACGCAAACGCCTTAACATTGCACTTGAGTTGATTCGTGAACCTGCCGTGATGTTCGTGGACGAACCTACTTCTGGTCTTTCGTCGCGCGACTCAGAAAACGTAATTGATTTGCTCAAGGAACTTTCCCTCAAAGGAAAGTTGATTTTTGTGGTAATTCACCAGCCTTCATCGGACATTTACAAAATGTTTGACAAGCTGTTTTTGCTTGATACGGGCGGTTTCCCGATTTTCTACGGCAATCCTGTGGAGGCGGTTACTTATTTCAAGACTACGACCAACCAAATCGACAGCGACAGAGGCCAGTGTCCGACTTGCGGTAACGTAAACCCCGAACAGGTTTTCAATATCGTGGAAGCGTTGGTTGTGGACGAATACGGGCAGTTTACGAACTCCCGCAAAGTAACGCCGAGCCAATGGCACGAGCTTTATGCCAAAAACTTTAAGATAGAAAAACGCGAAGATGTGGCCGATGCGCCACCGCAATCGCTCAATATTCCATCGAAATTTGTGCAGTTTGCGGTGTTTACGATTCGTGACTTTTTGAGTAAAGTTACCAACACGCAATACATGCTCATCAACTTGTTGGAAGCTCCTTTGTTGGCGTTTTTGTTGGCGTTTATTATTCGCTTCCGCAACGCGCCAGATTCGGGCGATTATGTGTTCCGTTACAACGATAACATTCCTGCGTTTATCCTTATCAGCATTATTGTGGCCTTGTTTATGGGGCTGACGGTGAGTGCGGAAGAGATTATTCGCGACCGAAAAATTCAACGCCGTGAGAAGTTCCTGAACCTGAGCCGAACCAGTTATTTATTATCCAAAGTAACAATTTTGTTCTTGCTGTCGGGTGTACAAACGCTTACATTCGTGTTGTTGGGCAATTACATTCTGGACATCGAAGGCATGACGTTCACGTATTGGTTTGTGCTTTTCACTACGTCTTGTTTTGCTAACATATTGGGTCTCAATATTTCGGCTACTTTCAATTCGGCGGTTACGATTTACATTATCATTCCGCTTTTGCTCATTCCGCAAATGATTTTGAGCGGTGCGATTTTCAATTTCGATAAACTCAACGACCAAGTAAGTGCCAAAGGCCGCGTGCCATTGTTGGCCGATTTTACGGCATCGCGTTGGGGATTTGAAGCGATTACCGTACAACAATTCAAAAACAATACTTACCAAGACCTTATTTTTAAGGTAGAAAAAGCAGAAAGCGTAGCCAATTATTACCAAACGTATTTGTTGCCTGAACTGATTAGTAAACTGAATTATTGCTCGGCCAACTATCAGGCTAAAGACGCTGAGACGCGCGAAAAAGTGGCGAAAGAATTGACGATTTTGTATAATGCGTTGCATTCGGATAAATTGGTGAAATTCACCAAAGGCATGGATTTGAAACACGAACTTTCGCCCGAAAAATTCAATACGGCAACGGCCAGCGTGTTGCGTGTGTACATCGACGAAGCCGCCGTGTATTACACGGAGCGTTATAACAAAGCTAACGCGAAGAAAGACGAACTTTTGAGTAAATACGAGGCTAAGCCAACGACCAAATATTCACTTACAGAGCTGAAAAACAAGTATTTCAATGAAAGTCTTTCGGATTTGGTGCGCAACGTAAGTACGAAAAATAAGTTTATTGAGTTTAATAATCATATCGTGCAGCAAGTTGACCCAGTTTACAACGAGCCAAATATGTTACGTTTGCCGATAGATTATCGTACGCATTTCTTTGCGCCCGAAAAACCATTTTTCGGTAAAGTGTTTGATACTTACTACTTTAACATTGTTGTAGTTTGGTTAATGTCGTTGTTCTTGTACTTTACTTTGTACTTAGAATCGCTCAAAAAACTGTTGGATAAGGCTGGCGTTTTGGTAGATAAACTATCGGCCATTAAACTTCCAGAGAAATGGCGCAACAAACTTTCTTTCCGCAAAAAAGTAGAAGAAGTAGTTGAGAAAAAGGGCAAAAAAATAAGGCCTGCGGCTACGAACAAATAA
- a CDS encoding WG repeat-containing protein: MSKRLIFFTLIILWSNSIEASKPKRALKQLSKSQFEKAYQLLYKSLRKNQQPTAAHTVLAWAFIMPDNPNYHLDSALWHITAAQSGYKLLTEKHLRTLKRLDINDSTLSRTKAKIDSLGFEVAQKANTEASYQTFLDKFPTAQQRPLATEKRNAIAFAIAQKQNTYESYKHFLDKYPDARQAKNAKEIYDILLYETKTKSGQLSDLENFVRTYPQNPYRERAEQNIYYIYTATHTPDAYAHFARQYPRSQYAHKALQWQAALLEDEPDWLFPFIENNKFGFINEEGRITLNAQFDSIPEPYLCEGIESNIVSIFRGRVAAAVGLDNRLACPLRFELAEPLATGLVRVQEKGKFGVWQKSNHELISPIFDKIDTLNSRLILVTVGKQKGLYSMQGHQLLPPQYEHIRWEGGLIILEKNQKTDFITENQLFATLQKKPLALSFELDDLGESHPNFLIAQANTRFGLLQSNGIWEIKPLNLDITETPEGWIVRNDSGFYALNTKAQRVTGTYTQIRRNSFYFLVKNAAAKWAVLQTNGQCYSDFDFDTIAFLSPKILWGKRGDKTSVSFGNGQWQDFGAYNRLEILTDAATNKNPVYLLAAWDNKQKLTLWNKQGRIISKSKFSKISLLNKTYIALSNSDLWSILDTNGKEIDSRQYQGLSSNADGSLNTLQAGRFGLLIPAQNKNIAPQYEASLVPYTPKGLYYMAVRKQKYGLVNAQNKVIAPFNFDEILFWKKNIALVRRGSKWAFWDLGISKKLSFGEFDGLVTLWQEADNLLIKLRRGESELLWSNQRELPFPFVESYIHTIESPDDAHTIFIAVAPQANETRYKLTYFTDEGRVLREQIVSEAEYDRIVCEGFSVKE, translated from the coding sequence TTTACACTAATTATACTTTGGAGCAATAGCATTGAGGCAAGCAAGCCCAAACGCGCACTCAAGCAACTTTCTAAAAGTCAATTTGAGAAAGCCTACCAACTTTTATACAAATCATTACGCAAAAATCAGCAGCCGACCGCAGCCCATACAGTGTTGGCTTGGGCTTTCATCATGCCCGACAACCCTAACTACCATTTGGATTCGGCGCTTTGGCACATCACGGCTGCCCAAAGTGGGTATAAACTTCTCACAGAAAAGCATTTACGCACACTCAAACGCTTAGACATCAACGACAGCACACTCTCGCGCACCAAAGCCAAAATAGACAGCTTAGGGTTTGAAGTGGCGCAAAAAGCCAATACCGAAGCCAGCTACCAAACGTTTTTGGATAAATTCCCGACCGCGCAGCAACGCCCTTTGGCCACCGAAAAAAGAAACGCCATCGCTTTTGCTATTGCCCAAAAACAAAACACTTACGAGAGTTACAAACATTTTTTGGACAAATACCCCGACGCACGCCAAGCCAAAAATGCGAAAGAAATCTATGATATTTTATTGTACGAAACCAAAACCAAATCAGGACAACTTTCTGATTTAGAGAATTTTGTACGCACTTATCCGCAAAATCCGTATCGCGAACGCGCCGAACAAAACATTTACTACATCTATACGGCTACGCATACGCCCGACGCTTACGCGCATTTTGCCCGACAATATCCGCGCAGCCAATACGCGCACAAGGCTTTGCAGTGGCAAGCCGCTTTGCTGGAAGACGAACCCGATTGGCTTTTTCCGTTCATTGAAAACAATAAATTTGGATTTATCAATGAAGAAGGCCGCATAACACTCAACGCCCAATTTGATTCGATTCCCGAACCTTATTTGTGCGAAGGCATAGAAAGCAATATCGTAAGTATTTTTCGGGGGCGTGTGGCTGCCGCTGTGGGTCTGGACAACCGTCTGGCCTGTCCGTTGCGCTTCGAGTTGGCCGAGCCGCTGGCCACTGGCCTTGTGCGCGTACAGGAAAAAGGCAAATTTGGCGTTTGGCAAAAATCTAACCATGAGCTAATTAGCCCTATTTTTGATAAAATAGATACGCTAAACTCGCGCCTGATTTTGGTAACTGTCGGCAAACAAAAAGGACTTTATTCGATGCAAGGGCATCAACTTTTGCCGCCACAGTATGAGCACATTCGTTGGGAAGGCGGCTTGATTATTCTTGAAAAAAATCAGAAAACGGACTTTATTACTGAAAATCAACTCTTTGCCACGCTTCAAAAAAAGCCGCTGGCCTTGTCTTTTGAGCTGGACGATTTGGGCGAATCGCACCCCAATTTCTTGATTGCGCAAGCCAATACGCGCTTTGGTTTACTCCAATCCAATGGCATTTGGGAAATAAAACCGCTCAATCTGGACATTACCGAAACACCTGAAGGCTGGATTGTGCGCAACGATAGCGGTTTTTATGCCCTCAACACGAAGGCGCAACGTGTTACGGGGACTTATACGCAAATTAGGCGCAATTCATTTTATTTTTTGGTGAAAAACGCGGCGGCAAAATGGGCTGTGCTGCAAACAAATGGGCAATGTTATAGCGATTTTGACTTCGACACCATCGCCTTTTTAAGTCCGAAAATTTTGTGGGGCAAACGCGGCGATAAAACGTCTGTTTCGTTCGGAAATGGTCAATGGCAAGATTTTGGGGCGTATAATCGGCTGGAAATCCTGACCGATGCAGCCACCAACAAAAATCCCGTTTATCTGCTGGCCGCTTGGGACAACAAACAAAAACTAACGCTTTGGAACAAGCAAGGCCGCATCATTAGCAAGAGCAAATTCAGCAAAATAAGTTTGCTCAACAAAACATATATCGCACTATCAAACAGCGACTTATGGAGCATTTTGGACACCAACGGAAAAGAAATTGACAGCCGACAATACCAAGGACTGAGCAGCAACGCAGACGGCAGCCTTAACACGCTGCAAGCTGGCCGATTCGGGCTACTGATTCCTGCCCAAAACAAAAACATTGCGCCACAATACGAGGCAAGTCTTGTTCCTTACACGCCTAAAGGACTGTATTACATGGCCGTTCGCAAGCAAAAATACGGGTTGGTCAATGCTCAAAATAAGGTTATCGCACCATTTAATTTTGATGAAATTTTATTTTGGAAGAAAAACATTGCGCTGGTGCGTCGCGGGTCAAAATGGGCATTTTGGGATTTGGGAATCAGCAAAAAACTTTCTTTTGGCGAATTTGACGGCCTCGTTACACTGTGGCAAGAAGCTGATAATCTGCTCATTAAACTCCGAAGAGGCGAAAGCGAATTGCTTTGGAGCAACCAACGCGAACTACCGTTTCCGTTTGTGGAAAGTTACATTCACACCATCGAAAGCCCCGACGACGCGCACACGATTTTCATTGCGGTAGCTCCCCAAGCCAACGAAACACGCTACAAACTCACTTATTTTACGGACGAAGGGCGCGTGTTGCGCGAGCAAATCGTCTCGGAAGCCGAATACGACCGCATCGTTTGCGAAGGTTTCAGCGTAAAGGAATAA
- a CDS encoding glutathione peroxidase has protein sequence MKTLAFLALLLLSTCLGMNKTTSRPEGAAEASAKSFYDFKLNGLDGQPIEFAKFKGKKVLLVNVASECGYTPQYKELQELHTKYGDKVTILGFPANNFGGQEPGSNTEIASFCKKNYGVSFQMFEKISVKGDDQHPLYQWLSQKSQNGWNDEAPKWNFHKYLVNEKGQLVKVYASGVAPMSPELIKAISE, from the coding sequence ATGAAAACATTAGCATTCTTAGCACTATTACTTTTATCTACTTGTTTGGGTATGAACAAAACGACTTCACGTCCAGAAGGCGCGGCAGAAGCTTCCGCCAAATCTTTTTACGATTTCAAACTCAATGGCTTGGACGGGCAACCGATTGAGTTTGCGAAATTTAAAGGCAAAAAAGTGTTGTTGGTAAACGTGGCTTCCGAGTGTGGCTACACGCCCCAATACAAAGAGTTGCAGGAGTTGCACACCAAATACGGCGATAAAGTAACAATATTGGGTTTTCCTGCCAACAATTTTGGTGGCCAAGAACCAGGTTCTAATACCGAAATTGCGAGTTTTTGTAAGAAAAATTACGGTGTTTCGTTCCAAATGTTTGAGAAAATTAGCGTAAAAGGCGACGACCAACATCCACTGTATCAGTGGCTTTCGCAAAAATCCCAAAACGGCTGGAACGACGAAGCTCCCAAATGGAACTTCCATAAATATTTGGTGAACGAAAAAGGCCAGCTCGTGAAAGTATATGCTTCGGGTGTTGCGCCGATGAGTCCCGAACTGATTAAGGCAATTAGTGAATAA